One stretch of Shewanella sp. Arc9-LZ DNA includes these proteins:
- a CDS encoding YejL family protein, giving the protein MAIQSKYTNTQVEALISELLAVLAKHQAPTDLSLMVLGNCVTHLLDKKVPGESRQKVAEQFAKALTQSVK; this is encoded by the coding sequence ATGGCAATTCAATCTAAATACACAAACACTCAAGTTGAAGCACTTATCAGCGAGCTGCTTGCAGTACTAGCTAAGCATCAAGCACCTACCGATTTAAGCCTTATGGTATTGGGCAATTGCGTGACCCATTTACTCGACAAAAAAGTCCCTGGTGAATCACGCCAAAAAGTTGCTGAGCAATTTGCCAAAGCCTTAACACAGTCGGTTAAGTAA
- the yejK gene encoding nucleoid-associated protein YejK, producing MSISIEQAIIHEISQDSQGQMRCRLRPQPLLNTHAVETMLEELHQTYSGKAGKGFGFFGAHGDDGEANSEFSDALTGYRKGDLGFVEFSGQASQLLQQELAKYDFSQGGFLLMSCYTSMTSDYLFVALLSAKSSMTVLDDMELSQNNHLDLNNIQLAARIDLTEWQADKSSRKYISFIRGRAGRKVADFFLDFMGCVEGVNIKAQNKTLIHAVEDFVAGSELTKDERQDCRNKVFDYCSERAGSGDVIEVKDLADELADSGMDSFYDFACGGSYELDDEFPADKASLRSLKKFSGTGGGVTLSFDGGHLGERVIYDPISDTILIKGVPANLKDQLDRRLKGE from the coding sequence ATGAGCATTAGTATTGAGCAAGCAATTATTCACGAAATTTCTCAAGACAGTCAGGGGCAAATGCGTTGTCGTTTACGCCCGCAACCGTTGTTGAATACTCACGCCGTTGAAACCATGTTAGAAGAGTTACATCAAACCTATTCGGGTAAAGCGGGTAAGGGGTTTGGCTTTTTTGGAGCCCATGGCGATGATGGCGAAGCCAACAGTGAATTTTCTGATGCACTAACCGGTTATCGCAAAGGCGATTTAGGTTTTGTTGAGTTTAGTGGTCAAGCGAGCCAACTGTTGCAACAAGAACTGGCCAAGTACGATTTTAGCCAAGGCGGTTTTTTGTTGATGTCTTGCTATACCAGCATGACGAGCGACTATTTATTTGTGGCGTTATTAAGCGCTAAGTCGTCGATGACAGTATTAGATGACATGGAATTGTCGCAAAACAACCATTTAGATTTAAACAATATTCAATTAGCTGCGCGCATTGATTTAACTGAATGGCAGGCCGATAAAAGCTCGCGTAAGTATATTTCGTTTATTCGTGGTCGTGCTGGCCGTAAAGTTGCCGATTTCTTTTTAGACTTTATGGGCTGTGTTGAAGGCGTTAACATTAAAGCGCAAAACAAAACCCTGATCCATGCAGTTGAAGATTTTGTCGCAGGTAGTGAGCTTACCAAAGATGAACGCCAAGATTGTCGTAACAAGGTATTTGATTATTGTTCTGAACGCGCAGGTTCCGGTGATGTGATTGAAGTTAAAGATTTAGCCGATGAGTTAGCTGATTCTGGTATGGATTCATTTTATGATTTTGCGTGTGGCGGCAGTTATGAGTTAGACGATGAGTTTCCGGCCGATAAAGCCAGTCTACGCAGCTTGAAGAAGTTTTCAGGCACAGGCGGCGGAGTTACCTTGAGCTTTGATGGCGGCCATTTAGGTGAACGGGTTATTTATGATCCGATATCTGACACTATTTTGATTAAAGGCGTGCCAGCCAATTTGAAAGACCAATTAGACCGTCGCTTAAAAGGCGAATAA
- the corA gene encoding magnesium/cobalt transporter CorA, whose translation MITAYAYQNRELITTELSVGDKVPESTLWLDLLKPDDEERQWLRLFSAEEVPDEEDIKEIEASARFYQNQDGLHINSLFPQRVSSDVRAVNVSFNLRERFLLTIREEDVGLIRLLRNYLRLGRLDITTPQGLLLELFTLKVDYLSDLIEDIYSILENVGEQVFNDEELDGVFKLITLQEDSNGKIRLSLLDTQRSLRYMQRYYRDRLSDENLKDIREMLSDIESLMPHSQFIFDKLQFLLDAAMGFSGLQQNKIIKIFSVSAVVFLPPTLIASSYGMNFHIMPELDWRFGYPMAVALMLASAAGTYFFFKRKGWL comes from the coding sequence ATGATCACTGCATACGCCTATCAAAATAGAGAATTAATCACCACCGAATTGAGTGTGGGCGATAAAGTGCCTGAGTCGACATTGTGGTTAGATTTATTAAAACCCGACGACGAAGAGCGTCAATGGTTGAGGCTATTCTCTGCTGAAGAAGTACCTGACGAAGAAGATATTAAAGAAATTGAGGCTTCGGCGCGTTTTTACCAAAACCAAGACGGTTTACACATTAACTCGTTGTTTCCACAGCGGGTGAGTTCAGATGTACGCGCAGTGAACGTGTCGTTTAACTTGCGAGAACGTTTTTTGCTAACAATACGTGAAGAAGATGTCGGCCTTATTCGTTTACTGCGTAATTACCTACGTTTAGGGCGCTTGGATATTACCACTCCACAAGGCTTATTGTTAGAGCTCTTTACTTTGAAAGTTGATTATCTATCTGACTTAATTGAAGATATTTATAGTATTTTAGAAAATGTTGGCGAGCAAGTATTTAATGACGAAGAGCTTGACGGTGTTTTTAAACTGATTACCTTGCAAGAAGATTCGAACGGTAAAATTCGATTGAGTTTGTTGGATACTCAGCGTTCATTACGTTATATGCAACGTTATTATCGTGACCGATTGTCAGATGAAAACTTGAAAGACATTCGTGAGATGCTATCTGACATTGAATCATTGATGCCACACAGCCAGTTTATTTTCGACAAGTTACAATTCTTACTGGATGCAGCGATGGGATTCAGTGGCTTGCAACAAAACAAAATCATTAAGATATTTTCGGTGTCGGCGGTAGTATTTTTACCCCCTACGTTAATTGCCAGCAGTTATGGGATGAACTTTCATATTATGCCAGAACTCGACTGGCGGTTTGGCTACCCAATGGCAGTGGCATTAATGCTAGCCAGTGCAGCAGGAACCTACTTTTTCTTTAAACGGAAAGGTTGGTTATAA
- a CDS encoding DUF3391 domain-containing protein, which produces MKKNQKIAVEQLEVGTFIRLPISWKDHPFLFSSFKIKDAAQIELIKGLGLKDVFFDPEKSDIEPVTSENANTSKPDEQALNALKEQMINQKSAKIDEQQKLKRDLKKTEQQFNRSVSMMRSMVSKISSRPLNAVSEAKDLISNMTTMLLNSDNLALHLMGDAKNDEHIYHHSLNVAMLCMLMAKELGWSREEVETIGIGGLFHDIGKLKVPSNIINKRVPLTTPEENFIKQHPLMSINFLKLADSFPDEAKPLIANHHEFLDGSGYPQGLKADKLDKLSQLIAVVNEYDNLSNGTNQTKGKPPSIALGLLYKNYKNKLNTEYISMLIKMLGIYPPGSIIELSSGQFAMVMSVNLQKLLCPNIVVYDQLVPKDLAPIISLQDEGLTIVRSLPAAALPEKIHKYLNPREQISLGIGQN; this is translated from the coding sequence ATGAAAAAAAACCAAAAAATCGCTGTAGAACAATTAGAAGTGGGTACCTTTATCCGCTTGCCAATTTCCTGGAAAGACCACCCTTTCCTGTTTAGCAGTTTTAAAATTAAAGACGCTGCACAAATTGAACTTATCAAAGGCTTAGGGCTAAAAGATGTTTTTTTTGATCCCGAAAAAAGCGATATTGAGCCTGTAACGTCCGAGAATGCCAACACCTCTAAACCCGACGAGCAGGCCCTCAACGCACTAAAAGAGCAAATGATTAACCAGAAGTCGGCCAAAATAGATGAGCAACAAAAGCTCAAACGAGATTTAAAGAAAACCGAACAACAATTTAATCGCTCAGTGTCGATGATGCGTTCAATGGTCTCTAAAATCAGTAGCCGACCACTCAATGCGGTCAGTGAAGCGAAAGACCTCATCAGCAACATGACCACCATGCTACTCAATAGCGATAATTTAGCCTTACATTTAATGGGCGATGCCAAAAATGATGAGCATATTTATCACCATTCACTCAACGTCGCCATGTTGTGTATGTTAATGGCAAAAGAGCTAGGTTGGAGCCGCGAAGAAGTTGAAACGATTGGTATTGGTGGGTTATTTCACGATATAGGTAAACTCAAAGTTCCGAGTAACATTATCAATAAGCGAGTGCCTCTTACCACACCAGAAGAAAACTTCATTAAACAACACCCATTAATGAGCATTAATTTTCTTAAACTCGCTGACAGCTTTCCAGACGAAGCCAAACCGTTAATTGCTAATCATCACGAATTTTTAGATGGCAGTGGCTACCCACAAGGGCTCAAAGCCGACAAATTAGACAAGCTGTCGCAGTTAATCGCCGTGGTTAACGAATACGACAATTTGAGTAATGGCACCAACCAAACCAAAGGAAAACCGCCAAGTATCGCCTTGGGGTTACTGTATAAAAACTATAAAAACAAACTCAATACTGAATATATTAGCATGTTAATCAAAATGTTAGGTATTTATCCGCCTGGCAGCATTATTGAATTATCCAGTGGCCAATTTGCCATGGTTATGTCGGTAAACTTGCAAAAGCTATTGTGCCCTAACATTGTGGTTTACGACCAACTGGTACCCAAAGATTTAGCCCCCATCATCAGTTTACAAGATGAAGGCTTAACTATTGTTCGCAGTCTACCTGCCGCAGCGTTGCCAGAAAAAATCCATAAATACCTCAATCCTAGAGAACAAATCAGCTTAGGTATTGGCCAAAACTAG
- a CDS encoding 2OG-Fe(II) oxygenase, which produces MDFIEVYPNAISNDLCDRLIAAFETHPSVGPGHTGFGVDTEKKRSRDLMLDAFDDLAELKNELLAATFTHISDYFTQYSLTLMGAVSVQVADENGQPQTLTPDNFEVLGRPRAAALTKYLYRSGTINVQHYQQGVGGYPHWHSEQYPQNGHNEALHRVVLYMFYLNDVEEGGETEFYYQQRKISPKKGTMVIAPAGFTHSHRGNVPISNDKYIATSWAMFNRAEQLYAPLS; this is translated from the coding sequence ATGGATTTTATTGAAGTATATCCCAACGCGATAAGTAATGATTTATGTGATCGCTTAATTGCAGCATTTGAAACGCATCCGAGTGTAGGGCCAGGCCATACAGGTTTTGGCGTAGATACCGAGAAAAAGCGCAGTCGTGATTTAATGTTAGATGCTTTTGATGATTTAGCTGAATTAAAAAATGAACTTTTAGCGGCGACATTTACCCATATTAGCGATTATTTTACCCAATACTCGTTAACCTTAATGGGAGCGGTTTCTGTACAAGTAGCAGATGAAAATGGTCAACCGCAAACGTTAACGCCTGATAATTTTGAGGTATTGGGTCGGCCAAGGGCAGCGGCATTAACTAAATATTTGTATCGCAGTGGTACGATTAATGTGCAGCATTATCAGCAAGGTGTGGGTGGATATCCGCATTGGCATTCAGAGCAGTATCCACAGAATGGCCATAATGAGGCGCTTCATCGGGTGGTGTTATACATGTTTTACCTGAATGATGTTGAAGAGGGCGGCGAAACAGAATTTTATTATCAACAACGTAAAATAAGCCCTAAAAAAGGCACTATGGTGATTGCTCCAGCCGGTTTTACACACAGCCATCGTGGCAATGTGCCCATTAGTAACGATAAATATATTGCGACTTCTTGGGCGATGTTTAATCGTGCCGAGCAACTTTATGCGCCATTAAGTTAG
- a CDS encoding ATP-binding protein yields the protein MRLILRPKKRLLTRMFLTSLGIIALVGFGLAWLITLLHAQNRYNQTTSALIAQLPIIAAEFRENNLIPITQAREGDDVDTQYIMATCNSSYNTLWRSDFAISLNLNNICEQYLDIKDDFPPFYLNFNDQQSYFAYLLSIDVETEMYHLLILKDATALKTELSQFNRLTYFRLAMVMAIALLLLVSAAYWGMRPLTKLKQELIQLQQGHKKSLSQDYPVELQGITTALNQLMDQTDQRQTRYQNAMNDLAHSLKTRLAASIAIIDDDSLDRQQQHKKILEQINDMDHLVQYQLKRAMLGQQGLRQQQTAIAPIAQQLAQMLDKIYRDKHVIFTLNISASLQLPLSKGDVMELLGNLLENAFRLCGNNVMISAASLDNNIIQLSVEDDGPGVDHAIKQKIIQRGMRADTQSSGQGIGLAVCHELVSSYGGTMTIGTSELGGAAFVIQLPATA from the coding sequence ATGCGACTAATTTTACGACCTAAAAAACGTCTGCTTACCAGGATGTTCTTAACCTCCTTGGGTATTATCGCGTTAGTAGGATTTGGTCTGGCCTGGTTAATTACCTTGCTCCATGCCCAAAATCGCTATAACCAAACCACCAGCGCCTTAATAGCTCAACTACCCATCATTGCCGCTGAGTTTCGCGAAAACAATCTAATCCCTATCACCCAGGCCCGTGAAGGTGACGACGTCGACACGCAATACATTATGGCTACCTGCAATAGCAGCTATAACACCTTATGGCGTTCTGACTTCGCTATCAGCTTAAACTTGAATAACATTTGTGAACAATATCTTGATATAAAAGATGATTTCCCACCGTTCTACCTCAATTTTAATGACCAACAAAGTTACTTTGCTTACTTGCTCAGCATTGACGTTGAAACCGAAATGTATCATCTATTGATTTTAAAAGACGCCACCGCATTGAAAACTGAACTCAGTCAATTTAATCGACTCACTTATTTTAGATTGGCAATGGTAATGGCTATTGCACTGTTACTGCTAGTAAGTGCAGCCTACTGGGGAATGCGGCCATTAACGAAGCTGAAACAAGAGTTGATACAGCTGCAACAAGGACATAAAAAAAGCCTATCACAAGATTACCCCGTTGAATTACAAGGCATCACCACGGCATTAAATCAACTTATGGACCAAACAGATCAACGTCAAACGCGCTATCAAAATGCCATGAACGACCTTGCTCACAGTTTAAAAACGCGTCTCGCCGCCAGTATTGCCATCATTGACGATGACTCATTAGATCGTCAGCAACAGCACAAAAAAATACTTGAACAAATAAATGACATGGATCATTTAGTACAGTATCAACTCAAGCGTGCCATGTTAGGCCAACAAGGCTTACGTCAACAACAAACCGCTATCGCACCGATTGCTCAACAACTTGCGCAAATGCTCGATAAAATATATCGAGACAAACATGTCATATTCACCCTAAACATATCAGCATCATTGCAACTACCACTCAGCAAAGGCGATGTAATGGAGCTATTGGGTAATTTACTGGAAAATGCATTTCGCTTATGTGGCAATAACGTCATGATCAGCGCCGCGAGCCTCGATAACAATATCATCCAACTCAGTGTTGAAGATGACGGCCCCGGCGTAGACCACGCCATTAAACAAAAAATAATCCAACGCGGTATGAGAGCCGACACTCAATCATCGGGACAAGGAATTGGTCTAGCAGTATGCCATGAGCTCGTTAGCAGTTATGGCGGCACAATGACCATTGGTACTAGCGAGCTTGGCGGAGCAGCTTTTGTCATTCAACTCCCCGCAACGGCATAA
- a CDS encoding response regulator gives MRILVIEDDPLLSHHLQVQLSDQGNQVQVALTAKEGFYQATNYPIDAAIIDLGLPDQDGISLIKMLRNADVKAPILILTARLTWQDKVEGLNAGADDYLVKPFQKEELIARLDAIVRRSSGFVRSTITSGALQIDVAAKHVTLNQTPLDITAFEYLILEYLMRHCHEVVAKQRLLDVVYADKEGDPNTIEVMVSRLRKKLAQGGIEQSIITLRGQGYKFNHPCD, from the coding sequence ATGCGCATATTGGTTATTGAAGACGACCCTCTGTTGTCACACCATTTACAGGTGCAGTTATCAGATCAAGGTAATCAAGTGCAAGTGGCATTAACCGCAAAAGAAGGATTTTATCAAGCCACTAATTATCCTATTGATGCTGCTATTATTGATTTAGGCTTACCCGATCAAGATGGAATAAGTCTAATCAAAATGCTGCGTAATGCAGATGTTAAAGCGCCGATTCTAATTTTAACCGCTCGACTAACGTGGCAAGATAAAGTCGAAGGGCTCAATGCTGGTGCAGACGACTACTTAGTTAAACCATTTCAAAAAGAAGAACTCATCGCCAGACTTGATGCCATAGTGCGCCGCAGCAGTGGTTTTGTTCGCTCAACCATCACCAGCGGTGCTCTGCAAATAGATGTCGCGGCAAAACATGTAACGCTAAACCAAACACCATTAGACATAACTGCCTTTGAATACCTTATTCTGGAATACTTGATGCGCCATTGCCATGAGGTTGTCGCTAAACAGCGTTTACTGGATGTGGTCTATGCCGACAAAGAAGGCGATCCCAACACTATTGAAGTGATGGTCAGCCGATTAAGAAAGAAACTTGCTCAAGGTGGAATAGAACAGTCCATCATTACCCTTCGCGGCCAAGGATATAAATTTAACCACCCATGCGACTAA
- a CDS encoding putative selenate ABC transporter substrate-binding protein has protein sequence MKLTHLLSASFLSLFSTVALSATFTFTAIPDEDESQLRTRFDKVADYLTEQLGVEVKYIPVKSYSAAVTAFRNNQVQLAWFGGLSGVQARRLVPGSEAIAQGFEDQFFKSYLIAHKSTEMAASTNFPSLNDYTFTFGSKDSTSGRLMPQYFIEKNTGKPIEQIFKRIGFSGDHSRTISQVEAGVYQVGAVNYKVWDTAVEKGEVDTSKVKVIWESPTYPDYQWTVHSGVDETFGAGFKEKLTKTLIGMTDKDLLASFPRESFVPAKNSDYEPIERVAKTIGMLD, from the coding sequence ATGAAACTAACACATTTATTATCGGCTAGCTTTTTAAGTTTATTTTCGACAGTTGCATTAAGTGCAACGTTTACCTTTACGGCTATCCCTGATGAAGATGAAAGTCAGCTTCGGACTCGCTTTGATAAAGTGGCTGATTATTTAACCGAGCAGTTGGGCGTGGAAGTGAAATATATTCCGGTAAAGTCATATTCTGCAGCGGTAACAGCATTTCGTAATAACCAAGTACAACTTGCTTGGTTTGGTGGTTTATCTGGTGTGCAAGCGCGTCGTTTAGTGCCAGGTTCTGAGGCTATTGCCCAAGGTTTTGAAGATCAGTTTTTCAAGAGTTATTTGATTGCTCATAAATCTACTGAAATGGCTGCTTCAACTAATTTTCCTTCATTGAATGATTATACCTTTACCTTTGGTTCTAAAGACTCAACTTCAGGCCGTTTGATGCCACAGTATTTTATTGAAAAAAATACCGGTAAGCCAATTGAACAAATTTTTAAACGCATTGGTTTTTCTGGCGACCATAGCCGTACTATCAGCCAAGTTGAAGCAGGTGTTTATCAAGTCGGCGCGGTTAATTACAAAGTGTGGGACACCGCCGTTGAGAAAGGTGAAGTTGATACCAGCAAAGTGAAAGTCATTTGGGAAAGCCCTACTTACCCTGATTATCAATGGACGGTGCATTCGGGTGTTGATGAGACGTTTGGTGCAGGCTTTAAAGAAAAGCTGACTAAAACGTTAATTGGTATGACGGATAAAGATTTGTTAGCCAGCTTCCCACGTGAGTCGTTTGTACCGGCTAAAAATAGCGATTATGAACCGATTGAGCGCGTGGCAAAAACAATTGGAATGCTCGATTAA
- a CDS encoding ATP-binding cassette domain-containing protein, which yields MLSLVDVDLGYNQQIILPKVNLSFKANEHVAILGPSGVGKTTLLHHLYQQLAEQTCLCSQAQGLVDNLSIYHNVFIGGLARYSRWYNLANLLLPFNKPQQQIAAICQQLELTVPLQQKVNELSGGQRQRVALARALFQQQAVFMGDEPFSALDPLMGLRLLNLIKQTHQSVICVLHDAELALANFERIIVISDGKVVLDDKASQLSLAHLSQHYALADLPNHSVA from the coding sequence ATGTTGTCGTTGGTTGATGTTGATTTAGGTTATAACCAGCAAATTATATTACCTAAAGTGAATTTGTCATTTAAGGCAAATGAGCATGTGGCTATTTTAGGCCCTTCAGGCGTGGGTAAAACCACGCTGTTGCATCACCTTTATCAACAATTGGCCGAGCAAACCTGTTTGTGCTCACAAGCACAGGGGTTAGTTGATAACCTGTCGATATATCACAATGTGTTTATTGGTGGGTTAGCGCGTTATTCCCGTTGGTATAATTTGGCTAATTTGTTGTTGCCGTTTAATAAGCCGCAACAACAAATCGCCGCTATTTGCCAGCAACTAGAACTGACCGTGCCTTTGCAACAGAAAGTCAATGAGTTGTCTGGTGGTCAGCGCCAACGAGTGGCTTTAGCCAGAGCGTTATTTCAGCAACAAGCGGTGTTTATGGGCGACGAGCCCTTTTCTGCATTAGATCCGCTAATGGGCTTACGATTACTAAACTTGATTAAGCAAACGCATCAGAGTGTTATTTGTGTGTTGCATGATGCCGAACTAGCGTTAGCAAACTTTGAGCGTATTATTGTCATTAGTGATGGCAAAGTAGTACTGGATGACAAAGCGAGCCAATTATCTCTGGCTCATTTATCACAGCATTATGCATTAGCCGATTTACCAAACCATTCAGTGGCATAA